Proteins from a genomic interval of Ignavibacteriota bacterium:
- a CDS encoding iron hydrogenase small subunit, with protein sequence MIELTINNLKVQANEGMTILDAAKSVGIKIPTLCHLSNMMPTGACRMCVVEVTGTRGLIPSCAYPVSNGMVVETNSPRVRRARKTIVELLIENHPQDCLVCVRNKNCELQNFSEQYSIREHRFLGESKCHAIDISSASMERDPAKCILCGRCVRTCNEVQKIGAIDFTFRGFKSNVTTPYNKGLNVSDCILCGQCILVCPTAALREKSSLKEVTNALNDKTKIPVVQIAPAVRASLGEEYNLPLGTNVTGQLVTALKRLGFKYVFDTNFAADLTIIEEAAELQDRIVNSKTLPMFTSCCPGWVKYIEQNRPNLLDHVSTCKSPHEMEGAVLKTYFAEKTGLKPEDIFVVSIMPCTVKKFESDRPELSENKLQDVDAVLTTRELVRMFRIGGIEFEDIPESNFDNPLGESTGAAAIFGTSGGVMEAALRTAYFNITGEDLQNLNLTEIRGLEGIKESTININGLEINVAVVNGIGNVKPILDQIQNGESKYHFIEVMACPGGCINGGGQPIHQKTDKIKKRIKVLYEIDEKMKHRRSHENESVKKIYDDYLEQPNSHKAHEILHTTFVNRKDILKN encoded by the coding sequence ATGATCGAGTTAACAATAAATAATTTGAAAGTACAAGCAAACGAAGGCATGACAATTTTAGACGCGGCAAAATCAGTTGGAATAAAAATCCCTACACTTTGCCATTTAAGTAATATGATGCCTACCGGAGCTTGCAGAATGTGTGTTGTGGAAGTTACTGGAACAAGAGGATTAATTCCAAGCTGTGCCTATCCTGTTAGTAATGGAATGGTTGTTGAAACAAATTCACCAAGAGTACGAAGAGCAAGAAAAACTATCGTAGAATTACTGATTGAAAATCATCCTCAAGATTGTTTGGTATGCGTAAGAAATAAAAATTGTGAACTTCAAAATTTCTCTGAGCAATACAGTATTAGGGAGCATAGATTTTTAGGAGAAAGTAAATGTCACGCAATTGATATTTCAAGCGCTTCAATGGAAAGAGATCCAGCAAAATGTATTTTGTGCGGAAGATGTGTCAGAACTTGTAATGAAGTACAAAAAATCGGCGCAATAGATTTTACATTCCGCGGCTTTAAGAGCAACGTTACAACTCCATATAATAAGGGTCTAAATGTAAGCGACTGTATTCTTTGCGGACAATGTATTTTAGTTTGTCCAACTGCAGCTTTAAGAGAAAAAAGCTCATTAAAAGAAGTTACAAATGCATTGAACGATAAAACGAAAATTCCGGTTGTGCAAATTGCTCCTGCAGTTCGCGCATCATTAGGCGAAGAATATAATCTTCCATTAGGAACAAATGTAACTGGTCAATTGGTTACCGCGTTAAAAAGGTTGGGATTTAAATATGTATTTGACACAAACTTTGCGGCTGATTTAACAATTATTGAAGAAGCCGCTGAACTTCAAGATAGAATTGTTAACAGTAAAACTTTGCCTATGTTTACAAGCTGCTGCCCCGGCTGGGTAAAATACATTGAGCAAAACAGACCGAATTTATTGGATCATGTCTCAACTTGCAAATCTCCTCACGAAATGGAAGGTGCGGTATTAAAAACATATTTTGCAGAAAAAACCGGGCTTAAACCGGAAGATATTTTTGTTGTTTCAATTATGCCTTGCACTGTTAAAAAATTTGAATCGGATAGACCAGAACTTTCAGAAAATAAACTGCAAGATGTAGATGCAGTTTTAACAACAAGAGAACTCGTTAGAATGTTCAGAATTGGCGGAATTGAATTTGAAGATATTCCTGAAAGTAATTTTGATAATCCATTGGGCGAATCAACGGGAGCCGCGGCAATATTTGGAACATCAGGCGGCGTTATGGAAGCCGCGTTAAGAACTGCTTATTTTAATATTACCGGAGAAGATCTGCAAAACCTAAACCTTACAGAGATACGAGGTTTAGAAGGAATTAAAGAAAGTACAATAAACATTAATGGCTTGGAAATAAATGTTGCCGTAGTTAATGGAATCGGAAATGTAAAACCAATTTTAGATCAAATCCAGAACGGAGAATCTAAATATCATTTTATTGAAGTAATGGCTTGTCCCGGCGGATGTATAAATGGCGGAGGACAGCCTATTCATCAAAAAACCGATAAAATTAAAAAACGAATAAAAGTACTTTATGAAATTGATGAAAAGATGAAACACCGACGTTCGCATGAAAATGAATCAGTAAAAAAAATATATGATGATTATTTAGAACAACCGAATAGTCATAAAGCGCATGAAATATTGCACACAACATTTGTAAACAGAAAAGATATTTTAAAGAATTAA
- the nuoE gene encoding NADH-quinone oxidoreductase subunit NuoE codes for MACKLSMYFNFKVVDIRIVEKILKNYPPNDRSILIPILQDIQQEYGYLPEKILAEVAEHINISFASVYGVATFYNQFRLKPLGKNVIRVCRGTACHVKNSANILIALETELNIKAGQTTRDKMFTLETVACIGACSIAPVINVNEEYFGRVTIKEIPKIIKKYKNMAKLDEEKLIESAV; via the coding sequence ATGGCATGCAAATTGTCAATGTACTTTAATTTCAAAGTTGTGGACATTCGAATTGTGGAAAAAATATTAAAAAATTATCCCCCAAATGACAGAAGTATTTTGATACCAATCTTACAAGACATTCAGCAAGAATATGGATACTTACCCGAAAAAATTTTAGCCGAAGTTGCAGAACATATTAATATATCTTTTGCAAGTGTTTATGGAGTGGCAACATTTTATAATCAATTCAGATTAAAACCTCTTGGTAAAAATGTAATTAGAGTCTGTCGCGGAACAGCTTGTCATGTTAAAAATTCCGCAAATATTTTAATAGCGCTTGAAACTGAATTGAATATTAAAGCCGGACAAACTACAAGAGATAAGATGTTTACTTTAGAAACCGTAGCATGTATTGGAGCTTGCAGTATTGCGCCGGTAATAAATGTTAATGAAGAATATTTTGGAAGAGTTACAATTAAAGAAATTCCAAAGATCATTAAAAAGTATAAGAATATGGCAAAATTAGACGAAGAAAAATTAATTGAGAGTGCTGTATGA
- a CDS encoding inorganic pyrophosphatase — MSFPTPFFKWRPHPWHGVELGKNPPYVINAYIEITPFDFVKYEVEKITGYLRVDRPHRTSSQPPSLYGFIPKTYCGNRVKELSPNSKKGDGDPLDICIITERPINKSEIILEAKVVGGIQMIDHKEADDKIIAVLHNDNVWQGAENITDLPKVMIDRLRHYFLTYKLVPDEKPDVKIDKIYDREHALKVVEAAILDYKDEYGD, encoded by the coding sequence ATGTCATTCCCAACTCCTTTTTTTAAGTGGCGCCCTCATCCTTGGCACGGTGTTGAATTAGGTAAGAATCCTCCATATGTTATAAATGCGTATATAGAAATTACCCCATTTGATTTTGTTAAATATGAAGTTGAAAAAATAACGGGTTATTTAAGAGTTGACAGACCTCATAGAACTTCGTCTCAGCCTCCTTCACTTTATGGCTTTATTCCAAAAACTTACTGTGGGAATCGAGTTAAAGAATTGTCCCCTAATTCTAAAAAAGGCGATGGCGATCCGCTTGATATTTGCATAATTACAGAAAGACCAATCAATAAATCTGAAATAATCTTAGAAGCAAAAGTTGTCGGCGGAATTCAAATGATAGACCACAAAGAAGCCGATGATAAAATAATAGCAGTATTGCACAATGATAACGTTTGGCAGGGTGCGGAAAATATAACTGATCTTCCTAAAGTTATGATTGATAGATTGCGTCATTATTTTCTGACTTATAAATTAGTGCCAGATGAAAAACCGGATGTTAAAATCGACAAAATTTATGATCGGGAGCATGCATTAAAAGTTGTTGAAGCTGCTATCTTAGATTATAAAGATGAATATGGAGATTAA
- a CDS encoding NADH-quinone oxidoreductase subunit NuoF: MNSFLELLSSNEIDKKNFINICTKPYDQNISEAVKNEIIELNKRLKYELHELPLIFIGMGTCGLASGADKVKIAIEKELQKLNLNAQIIPTGCIGYCAKEVIVDIKLPGCLRVSYGEITPNEIPKFIRKTIVEQDIYREKVLGSFGNGIEGIKNINDLPFFRRQKKIVLENCGIISPLSIDEYIANGGFTAIDKILKSYSRKDVVDNIIKSGLRGRGGGGFPTGKKWEFAYNQNSEIKYIICNADEGDPGAFMDRSVLESDPFKLIEGMIIGAYAIGACFGYIYCRAEYPLAIERLENTIKLCEAYGLLGENILGSDFSFKIKIKKGAGAFVCGEETALIASIEGKRGMPKVRPPYPVVSGLWGKPTVINNVETFANISSIINNGSDWFANIGTESSKGTKVFALSGMVEFSGLVEVPMGITLREVVFDIGGGIPNGKNFKAVQIGGPSGGCLPDSVLDTKVDYESLKQVGAMMGSGGFVVMDEGTCMVDVAKFFLTFIQNESCGKCVPCREGTKRMLEIIERIPMSYKGTANKLDQLQRFKGIIHLERLAEVIQDTSLCGLGQSAPNPVLSGLRYFKDEYESHLFDRECPAGVCKELLTYKVITEICNGCGLCARKCPSEAIVGEPKHPYTIVESKCIKCGMCIETCRFEAVEAN, encoded by the coding sequence ATGAATTCATTTTTAGAATTACTCAGTTCAAATGAAATTGATAAAAAGAATTTCATTAATATTTGCACAAAACCTTATGATCAAAATATTTCTGAAGCCGTAAAAAATGAAATCATTGAATTAAATAAAAGATTAAAGTATGAGCTTCATGAACTTCCTTTGATCTTTATTGGTATGGGTACGTGCGGTTTAGCTTCAGGCGCCGATAAAGTAAAAATCGCTATTGAAAAGGAATTGCAAAAACTAAATTTAAATGCTCAAATAATTCCAACCGGCTGTATTGGATATTGCGCTAAGGAAGTAATTGTTGATATAAAGCTACCCGGTTGTCTAAGGGTATCCTACGGTGAAATAACGCCTAATGAAATTCCAAAGTTTATTAGAAAAACAATAGTGGAACAAGATATTTATAGAGAAAAAGTTTTAGGAAGCTTTGGTAATGGAATAGAAGGGATTAAGAATATTAATGATTTACCATTTTTCAGACGTCAGAAAAAAATTGTTTTGGAAAACTGCGGAATAATTTCACCTCTTTCAATTGATGAATACATCGCAAATGGCGGTTTTACGGCGATAGATAAAATTCTTAAATCATATTCCAGAAAAGATGTTGTAGACAATATTATCAAAAGTGGACTACGCGGAAGAGGCGGCGGCGGTTTCCCTACAGGTAAAAAATGGGAATTTGCCTATAATCAAAATTCTGAAATTAAATATATAATTTGTAATGCTGATGAAGGCGATCCAGGCGCATTTATGGATCGTTCGGTATTGGAAAGTGATCCTTTCAAATTAATAGAAGGGATGATAATAGGAGCATACGCAATTGGTGCATGTTTTGGTTATATATATTGCCGTGCTGAATATCCATTAGCAATTGAAAGACTTGAAAATACAATTAAACTTTGTGAAGCTTACGGTTTACTCGGTGAAAATATTCTGGGAAGTGATTTCAGCTTTAAAATAAAAATTAAAAAAGGTGCCGGCGCTTTTGTTTGCGGTGAAGAAACCGCCTTAATTGCCTCAATTGAAGGTAAAAGAGGAATGCCGAAAGTTCGTCCGCCTTATCCGGTTGTTTCAGGTCTTTGGGGCAAACCTACAGTTATAAATAATGTTGAAACTTTTGCAAATATTTCTTCAATAATTAATAATGGAAGCGATTGGTTCGCAAACATTGGAACAGAATCAAGCAAAGGAACAAAAGTTTTCGCGTTAAGCGGAATGGTAGAATTCAGCGGATTAGTTGAAGTGCCGATGGGGATTACTTTACGCGAAGTTGTTTTCGATATTGGCGGAGGTATTCCGAATGGTAAAAATTTCAAAGCGGTTCAAATTGGCGGTCCTTCCGGCGGTTGTTTACCCGACAGCGTTTTAGATACCAAAGTTGATTATGAATCACTTAAACAAGTTGGCGCAATGATGGGCTCTGGCGGATTTGTTGTTATGGATGAAGGGACTTGCATGGTTGACGTAGCAAAATTCTTTTTGACTTTTATTCAAAATGAATCTTGCGGAAAATGTGTCCCGTGCCGTGAAGGAACAAAAAGAATGTTGGAAATAATTGAAAGAATTCCAATGAGCTATAAAGGCACCGCAAATAAGTTAGATCAGCTTCAAAGATTTAAAGGAATTATTCACCTTGAAAGATTAGCGGAAGTAATTCAAGATACTTCACTTTGCGGTTTGGGACAATCGGCGCCAAATCCGGTTTTATCCGGACTGCGTTATTTCAAAGATGAATATGAAAGCCACTTATTTGATAGAGAATGTCCTGCCGGTGTTTGTAAGGAATTATTAACATATAAAGTTATAACAGAAATTTGCAACGGCTGCGGTTTGTGCGCAAGAAAATGTCCGTCGGAAGCTATTGTCGGAGAGCCAAAACATCCGTATACAATTGTTGAATCTAAATGTATAAAATGCGGTATGTGTATAGAGACATGCAGATTTGAAGCTGTTGAAGCCAATTAA
- a CDS encoding TraB/GumN family protein, whose translation MSYIDSEDVHIIQFEDKNIFLIGTAHISKKSADLVKDVVIGENPDTVCIELDENRLDSLLNKNRWDNLDLKTIIKNKQLTTLIISILLSSFQKRLGSKIGVNPGVELLEAYNISKEKNINTNLIDRDVKITLKRAWRKMNLYQQAKFISITIASIFTNEEISETQLEELKNKDILTELMEELGKEMPMLKTVLIDERDSFLAEKIRNAPGPKIVAVVGAGHVKGIKEKIFSKEPIDLVEISQIPNPSLTNRILAWLIPISIVGSIFIIGFEKGIAEAGNTALIWILASGLPGAIGTILAFGHPLSVISVFFAAPITTLSPLIGVGYVAAFVQTYFKPPKVFEITNVSNELTKVSNWWKNKFLRILLVFIFSSIGSAFGAYFGAYKIFSNLFN comes from the coding sequence ATGAGTTATATTGATTCTGAAGATGTCCATATTATTCAATTTGAGGACAAAAATATTTTCCTTATCGGCACCGCTCATATTTCTAAAAAATCTGCCGACTTAGTAAAAGACGTTGTTATTGGAGAGAATCCTGATACAGTTTGTATTGAATTAGATGAAAATAGATTGGATTCTTTATTAAACAAAAACAGATGGGATAATTTAGATCTTAAAACAATTATTAAGAATAAACAGTTAACTACTTTAATTATTAGTATTTTACTCTCTTCATTTCAAAAAAGACTTGGCAGTAAAATTGGGGTTAATCCGGGTGTTGAATTACTGGAAGCATATAATATCTCAAAAGAAAAGAATATAAATACAAATCTAATTGATAGAGACGTAAAAATTACTTTAAAAAGAGCCTGGCGAAAGATGAATCTATACCAACAGGCAAAATTCATTTCTATAACAATAGCCAGTATATTCACAAATGAAGAAATATCAGAAACTCAATTGGAAGAGTTAAAGAATAAAGATATTCTTACAGAATTAATGGAAGAACTTGGGAAAGAAATGCCAATGCTGAAAACTGTTCTTATTGATGAAAGAGATAGTTTTTTAGCTGAGAAAATTAGAAATGCTCCCGGTCCTAAAATTGTTGCGGTTGTCGGCGCCGGACATGTAAAAGGTATAAAAGAGAAAATATTTTCTAAAGAGCCGATAGATTTGGTTGAAATTTCCCAAATTCCCAACCCTTCATTAACAAATAGAATATTAGCTTGGCTGATTCCAATTTCAATAGTTGGTTCAATCTTCATTATTGGATTTGAAAAAGGAATAGCTGAAGCAGGAAATACGGCATTAATTTGGATATTAGCAAGCGGTCTTCCCGGGGCTATTGGAACAATTTTAGCATTTGGACATCCTTTATCTGTTATTTCAGTTTTCTTTGCTGCGCCAATAACAACCTTATCACCTTTGATCGGAGTCGGTTATGTTGCGGCATTCGTGCAAACATATTTTAAACCTCCCAAAGTATTTGAAATTACAAATGTAAGCAATGAATTAACTAAAGTTAGTAACTGGTGGAAAAACAAATTCTTACGCATTTTACTTGTTTTTATTTTTTCAAGTATAGGCAGCGCATTTGGAGCATATTTTGGAGCTTATAAAATTTTTTCTAATCTATTTAATTAG
- a CDS encoding BMC domain-containing protein, translated as MNKNSIGLIELTSIAAGMQAADIMLKTSEVELILSRTICSGKYMVLIGGDVAAVQSAVDSASSQVDFAVIDTFVIPNVHQDIFPALSGHSSVENLQALGILESFSVSSLIEGADAAVKSSNVKIIEIRLAMALGGKAFCTLTGEVSAVQSAVDSGASLIGAKGLLVNKVVIPQPRKELLSEMI; from the coding sequence ATGAATAAAAATTCAATAGGTTTAATAGAATTGACAAGCATTGCAGCCGGAATGCAGGCGGCAGATATAATGCTAAAAACTTCAGAAGTAGAATTGATTTTATCAAGAACAATATGCTCCGGTAAATATATGGTATTGATAGGCGGAGACGTTGCGGCAGTCCAATCCGCAGTAGATTCCGCGTCTTCTCAAGTTGATTTTGCCGTAATAGATACTTTTGTAATTCCAAATGTGCATCAGGATATTTTTCCGGCTTTATCTGGACATTCTTCAGTAGAAAATTTGCAAGCATTGGGAATTTTGGAATCTTTTTCTGTTTCTTCATTAATTGAAGGGGCGGATGCAGCAGTGAAATCTTCAAATGTTAAAATAATTGAAATAAGATTAGCGATGGCTTTGGGCGGGAAAGCTTTTTGCACTTTGACCGGAGAAGTTTCGGCAGTTCAATCCGCAGTTGATTCAGGCGCGAGTTTAATTGGCGCGAAAGGTCTTTTGGTCAATAAAGTTGTTATTCCTCAGCCGAGAAAAGAATTACTTAGTGAAATGATTTAA
- a CDS encoding serine/threonine-protein phosphatase — protein sequence MEQKRLFKTIDALASKHFESESELLHEVLKQLIENTDINISGGRIWILNVEEKAYYLMHQMGKVQRIKKDFKLTLNENPILSVVTKYRTILANETNEVLLKKGIFKYSASGIGLKKKIGENYYYEYLLAVNSDDIKDELRYILNIVATVLTSKIRERRLSSSRKNLIADLDKAKQLQRSILPEHEYKYHGYDIFGVTIPAEIVGGDFYDYIKIGDDEERLGIVVGDAASKGFSASAEAMYISGAIRMAGNFQIKISPMMNRMNKLVNKIFSDDRFSSLFYGELSNDKKGLFLYANAGHNPPMFYSSKTSKISFLEPTGPLLGPAPNSKYETDSLNFDSGDILVIYSDGITEAANNAYEFYEENRLANLIITNKTKTPKQLAALIIDDVQKFSTADSKYQDDKTIVVIKRN from the coding sequence ATGGAACAAAAGCGACTATTTAAAACGATTGACGCTCTAGCGTCAAAACACTTTGAATCTGAAAGTGAACTTTTACATGAAGTTCTTAAACAGTTAATTGAAAATACGGATATTAATATATCCGGCGGAAGAATCTGGATTTTAAATGTTGAAGAAAAAGCATATTATCTTATGCACCAAATGGGTAAAGTTCAAAGAATAAAAAAAGATTTTAAACTTACATTAAATGAAAATCCTATTCTTAGTGTTGTTACAAAGTATAGAACAATTCTGGCGAATGAAACTAATGAAGTTCTTCTTAAAAAGGGAATATTCAAATATTCTGCATCCGGAATTGGTCTTAAGAAAAAAATAGGCGAAAATTATTATTACGAATATTTACTTGCCGTAAACAGTGATGATATAAAAGATGAATTACGCTATATATTAAATATTGTCGCAACGGTATTAACTTCCAAAATTAGGGAGCGCAGATTATCTTCATCCAGAAAAAATCTTATTGCGGATTTAGATAAAGCCAAACAATTGCAAAGAAGTATTTTACCGGAACACGAATACAAATATCATGGTTATGATATTTTTGGCGTTACAATTCCGGCGGAAATTGTAGGTGGCGACTTTTATGATTATATTAAAATTGGTGATGATGAAGAACGTCTCGGAATTGTTGTAGGTGACGCCGCGTCTAAAGGATTTAGCGCTTCTGCAGAAGCAATGTACATTTCAGGCGCAATAAGAATGGCAGGTAATTTCCAAATTAAAATTTCCCCAATGATGAATAGAATGAATAAACTTGTTAATAAAATTTTCAGCGACGATAGATTTTCATCTTTATTTTACGGAGAACTCTCAAACGATAAAAAAGGTTTATTTCTTTACGCTAACGCGGGCCATAACCCGCCAATGTTTTATAGCAGCAAAACTTCAAAAATTTCTTTTCTTGAACCAACCGGTCCATTATTGGGACCGGCGCCAAACTCAAAATATGAAACAGATAGTTTAAATTTCGATTCGGGAGATATTTTAGTAATATATTCAGATGGAATTACTGAAGCCGCAAATAATGCTTATGAATTTTATGAAGAAAACAGGCTTGCGAATTTGATAATTACAAATAAAACAAAAACGCCCAAACAGCTTGCTGCTTTAATTATAGATGATGTTCAAAAATTTTCAACCGCTGATAGCAAGTATCAGGATGATAAAACAATTGTTGTTATTAAAAGGAATTAA
- a CDS encoding peptidase M64, with protein MKKYLAIFLIILSTSIFSQVNFDDYFLDKQLRLDYFHSGNSKSDFYSFEELIEEPYWGGSKTNLIDTLGYGNFMFFVYDIKSNRLIYSHGFSTLFQEWQTTEESKKIDRSFSESLVFPFPKDSVKVEIHDRDNKNKFQKRYEFVIDPNSYFVKKEKLNKSETLKVHYSGNQTENLDIVFIPDGYTKEEMEKFKSDAEKFANYLFEYDPYSKYKNNINIWAILAASNDSGIDIPADTIWRSTIVNSSYYTFGSERYIMTMDNKKVRNYASNVPYDQIYILVNSEKYGGGSIYNYYSTTVVDNERSKKIFIHEFGHGLVGLADEYYTSDVSYQDFYPLDVEPWEPNITTLVNFENKWKNLIKPNVEIPTNPEGKSELENGVYEGGGYVAKGVYRSTPNSLMKAFDIDEFNEVSKIAIERVLKFYSK; from the coding sequence ATGAAAAAGTATTTGGCAATATTTTTAATAATTTTATCAACGTCAATTTTTTCTCAAGTAAACTTTGATGATTATTTTTTAGATAAGCAGCTAAGGTTGGACTATTTTCATTCAGGTAATTCCAAAAGTGATTTTTATTCATTTGAAGAATTGATTGAAGAACCTTATTGGGGCGGATCAAAAACAAATTTGATTGATACATTGGGTTATGGCAATTTTATGTTTTTTGTGTATGATATAAAAAGTAATCGTCTAATTTATTCCCATGGTTTTTCTACATTGTTTCAAGAATGGCAAACAACTGAAGAATCAAAAAAAATTGATAGATCATTCTCCGAATCGTTAGTATTTCCTTTTCCAAAGGATTCTGTAAAAGTAGAAATTCATGACAGAGACAATAAAAATAAATTTCAAAAAAGATATGAGTTTGTAATTGACCCAAATTCATATTTTGTTAAAAAAGAAAAATTAAACAAAAGCGAAACACTAAAAGTTCATTATTCCGGAAATCAAACAGAAAATTTGGATATAGTATTTATCCCCGACGGTTATACAAAAGAAGAAATGGAGAAATTCAAAAGCGATGCGGAAAAATTTGCAAATTATTTATTTGAATATGATCCATATAGCAAGTATAAAAATAATATTAATATTTGGGCAATATTGGCAGCGTCAAATGACTCCGGTATTGACATTCCGGCAGATACAATTTGGAGATCAACAATAGTTAATTCAAGTTATTATACTTTCGGCAGTGAACGTTATATAATGACTATGGATAATAAAAAAGTTAGAAATTATGCGTCAAATGTTCCGTATGATCAGATATATATATTAGTTAACTCTGAAAAATACGGCGGGGGATCAATTTACAATTATTACTCTACTACAGTTGTTGATAATGAAAGATCTAAAAAAATCTTTATTCACGAATTCGGTCATGGTTTAGTTGGATTAGCCGATGAATATTATACTTCGGATGTTTCTTATCAAGATTTTTATCCTTTGGATGTTGAACCGTGGGAGCCGAATATTACAACTCTTGTAAATTTTGAAAACAAATGGAAAAATTTAATTAAACCAAATGTTGAAATTCCTACCAACCCTGAAGGAAAAAGCGAACTTGAAAATGGAGTTTATGAAGGCGGCGGTTATGTTGCAAAAGGAGTTTACCGCTCAACCCCAAACAGTTTAATGAAAGCTTTTGACATTGATGAGTTTAACGAAGTATCTAAAATTGCTATTGAAAGAGTTTTAAAATTTTATTCAAAATAA
- a CDS encoding DUF2807 domain-containing protein, which yields MSKTIILSIIISISLISCKIGGIKGNGNEITENRDLGSFEKIDVSGNFDVIVESSNNQDVDVISETNLIDHIKTVVKKNTLFIYSQENLRPTKEMLISIKLPKLVGINCSGANNVTAKDIQSKDFNIDLSGAGSVKIDGKSINTFIDLSGAADLIAKDFISENVNVDISGAANAQVYAVNSIKADISGAGNVELYGEPSNVSTDISGVGSLERK from the coding sequence ATGTCAAAAACAATAATTCTATCCATAATAATTTCAATTTCACTAATTTCTTGTAAAATTGGCGGAATAAAAGGTAATGGTAATGAAATAACGGAAAATCGTGATTTAGGTTCATTTGAAAAAATTGACGTTTCAGGAAATTTTGATGTAATAGTTGAGTCAAGTAATAATCAAGACGTGGATGTTATTTCCGAGACCAACTTAATTGATCATATTAAAACTGTGGTTAAAAAAAATACGCTTTTTATTTATTCGCAGGAAAATTTACGCCCTACAAAAGAAATGTTAATTTCAATTAAATTACCAAAATTAGTTGGTATAAATTGTTCCGGTGCTAATAATGTCACAGCTAAAGATATTCAAAGTAAGGATTTTAATATTGATCTTAGCGGTGCCGGTTCCGTTAAAATTGACGGCAAATCTATAAACACCTTTATTGACTTATCCGGTGCTGCTGATTTAATCGCTAAGGACTTTATATCCGAAAATGTTAATGTAGATATTTCAGGTGCGGCAAATGCCCAAGTTTATGCCGTAAATTCTATAAAAGCTGACATTTCGGGAGCAGGTAATGTTGAATTATACGGTGAGCCAAGCAACGTTTCAACAGATATTTCTGGAGTTGGTTCATTAGAAAGGAAATAA
- the purE gene encoding 5-(carboxyamino)imidazole ribonucleotide mutase, translating into MNKNPLIGIIMGSDSDLPIMEKAFDICKEFEIPFEVRILSAHRTPEEHAEYSKSAVDRGLKVIIAAAGMAAHLPGVTAGNTILPVIGVPIKSKFQDGLDSLLSIVQMPPGIPVATVAIDGAKNAALLAVQILSTGDESLKQKLAKYKVKMAEESISKNNKLNL; encoded by the coding sequence ATGAATAAAAATCCCTTAATTGGAATTATAATGGGTAGTGATTCAGATTTGCCGATAATGGAAAAAGCATTTGATATTTGTAAAGAATTTGAAATACCGTTTGAAGTTAGAATTTTATCAGCACATAGAACACCTGAAGAACATGCAGAATATTCAAAATCTGCGGTTGATAGAGGATTGAAAGTTATTATTGCGGCGGCAGGAATGGCGGCTCATCTACCCGGAGTGACCGCAGGAAATACAATTCTTCCGGTTATAGGCGTTCCAATTAAATCAAAATTTCAAGACGGTCTTGATTCACTTCTTTCAATTGTGCAAATGCCTCCCGGAATTCCGGTCGCGACAGTAGCAATCGATGGCGCGAAAAATGCAGCTTTATTAGCCGTACAAATTCTTTCTACCGGAGATGAAAGCCTTAAACAAAAATTAGCCAAATATAAAGTTAAAATGGCAGAAGAATCTATAAGCAAAAATAATAAGCTAAATCTTTGA